One Polypterus senegalus isolate Bchr_013 chromosome 10, ASM1683550v1, whole genome shotgun sequence DNA segment encodes these proteins:
- the LOC120538391 gene encoding uncharacterized protein LOC120538391, producing the protein MDGGRARGRGRGGRRGHARTHIFDDIRATLVDHVINHGLTMREAGQRVHPHLSRFTVASVIRTFRLENRMTRRPSGGGRQRLFTQQQELDVVDLVRADNTIRLHQLRKKILADRQVFNNINHVSITTIRRILGKHSITMKQLYRVPFERNSDRVKGLRAEYVRRMLAIAGAAQPHEFIFLDEAGFDLSKTRRRGRNIIGQRAIVHVPGQRGGNITLCAAISLRGLLHHHAKLGPYNSQHILTFLDALHNIVVQNRPDQPRFVVIWDNVSFHRAALVQAWFSNHNQFEVVYLPPYSPFLNPIEEFFSAWRWLVYDRQPHARMPLLQAMEQTFR; encoded by the exons ATGGATGGAGGGAGagcaagaggaagaggaagaggaggtcGAAGAGGCCATGCACGGACCCATATTTTTGATGATATAAGAGCAACTTTGGTGGACCATGTCATCAACCATGGCCTGACTATGAGGGAAGCTGGGCAGAGAGTCCACCCACATCTAAGCCGCTTCACAGTGGCATCTGTAATAAGAACATTCCGACTAGAAAACAG AATGACTCGAAGACCTTCTGGGGGAGGACGCCAACGCCTGTTCACACAACAGCAGGAACTTGACGTTGTGGACCTAGTGAGGGCAGACAATACCATCCGTCTCCACCAGCTACGAAAGAAAATACTTGCAGACAGGCAAGTGTTCAACAACATAAACCATGTGAGCATCACCACCATCAGACGCATCTTGGGAAAACACAGCATCACCATGAAGCAGCTCTACAGAGTCCCATTTGAGAGGAACAGTGACAGGGTCAAAGGACTTCGAGCTGAATATGTACGG agaatGTTGGCCATTGCTGGAGCTGCACAGCCTCATGAATTCATTTTCCTTGATGAAGCTGGATTCGACCTGAGCAAAACAAGACGACGGGGTCGTAATATAATTGGCCAAAGGGCAATTGTGCACGTCCCAGGGCAGCGCGGGGGAAATATCACATTGTGTGCCGCCATAAGCCTTCGAGGGCTTCTGCATCATCATGCAAAACTAGGTCCATACAATAGCCAACATATACTCACATTTCTAGATGCTCTCCATAATATAGTTGTACAGAACAGACCAGATCAGCCCAGGTTTGTGGTGATATGGGATAATGTCAGTTTCCATCGGGCTGCTCTGGTCCAGGCCTGGTTCTCCAACCACAATCAATTTGAAGTGGTATACTTGCCCCCTTACTCACCATTTTTAAACCCTATAGAGGAATTCTTTTCGGCTTGGAGATGGCTTGTATATGACCGCCAACCACATGCCCGCATGCCTCTTCTGCAGGCAATGGAACAGACATTCAGGTGA